In Pseudobdellovibrionaceae bacterium, the following proteins share a genomic window:
- a CDS encoding DUF4336 domain-containing protein has translation MTHQKIAPGVEIWTQDLKLMGIELGTRMTVIDLDKQGTLFVHSPVKLTEEIRAQLDAMGRVTYVVAPNKWHHLFINDFRNAYPQAQFFCAPGLETKRSDFIFDRIITDDPSLPWNPMIEHLLVQGAPMFNEVAFFHGNSRTLILTDTALHVCEGTSWRTKLFFSAIGSFGKFGLSRLEKWLLIKDRKKFQASMEKISQWDFDRVIVAHGHILPTDGKSAFVAAYL, from the coding sequence ATGACTCATCAAAAAATTGCTCCAGGTGTTGAAATTTGGACCCAAGACTTAAAGCTTATGGGTATTGAGCTGGGTACACGAATGACTGTGATTGATCTAGATAAACAAGGCACTCTGTTTGTTCATTCTCCCGTAAAACTGACCGAAGAGATTCGTGCACAGCTTGATGCCATGGGACGAGTCACTTATGTTGTGGCCCCAAACAAATGGCACCATCTTTTTATCAACGATTTTCGAAACGCATATCCACAAGCACAATTTTTTTGTGCGCCAGGTTTGGAAACCAAGCGATCTGATTTCATCTTTGATAGAATAATCACAGATGATCCCTCTTTACCATGGAATCCCATGATCGAACATCTCCTTGTTCAAGGGGCACCGATGTTCAATGAAGTGGCTTTCTTTCATGGAAATAGCCGTACTTTGATTTTGACCGACACAGCCTTACATGTTTGCGAAGGCACATCGTGGAGAACTAAACTTTTTTTTAGTGCCATAGGTAGCTTTGGCAAATTTGGATTATCACGATTAGAAAAGTGGTTACTCATTAAAGATAGAAAAAAATTCCAAGCTTCAATGGAAAAGATCAGCCAATGGGATTTTGACCGTGTGATTGTAGCCCATGGTCACATTCTCCCTACTGATGGAAAGAGCGCTTTCGTTGCGGCGTATCTCTAA